One genomic window of Salmo salar chromosome ssa12, Ssal_v3.1, whole genome shotgun sequence includes the following:
- the LOC106565776 gene encoding transcription factor MafB yields MTAESHTNLGLPKTPLGYVSEFDLMKFEVKKETMQGIDHSFIGPCSELQRPDSVSSTPVSTPCSSVPSSPSFNPGEQRNPDDLYWTPSSGGYSQQMYPHTFGLTPEDAVEALIGTTVHGHQPTPNGHQQALQAEFEGYGAAHNLNGHVQQYPGLIRQPDGLSGHPDMQDMHCQNQYHHKQDLDSSAPHSPDSQLSAHHLHQQNRHDRRLNVESAFSDDQLVSMSVRELNRHLRGLTKDDMMRLKQKRRTLKNRGYAQSCRYKRVQQKHVLEHEKTSLVTQVEQLKHELNRLARERDAYKLKCEKLTGSNGYHETGSTSDNPSSPEYFM; encoded by the coding sequence ATGACCGCCGAATCGCATACAAATCTGGGTCTGCCGAAAACCCCTTTGGGTTATGTCAGTGAGTTCGACTTGATGAAGTTCGAAGTGAAGAAGGAGACAATGCAGGGGATTGATCACTCGTTCATTGGGCCGTGCAGCGAGCTCCAGAGACCGGACTCAGTCTCCTCTACCCCGGTCAGCACCCCTTGTAGTTCGGTGCCATCGTCACCGAGTTTCAATCCGGGTGAGCAAAGGAACCCTGATGATCTTTACTGGACGCCCAGCAGTGGAGGTTATTCTCAGCAAATGTATCCCCACACTTTTGGCCTGACACCTGAGGACGCAGTGGAGGCCCTTATCGGTACCACAGTCCACGGGCACCAACCCACTCCGAACGGTCACCAACAGGCTCTCCAAGCAGAATTCGAAGGGTACGGGGCGGCACATAACCTCAACGGCCATGTCCAGCAGTACCCTGGACTTATCCGTCAACCCGACGGTCTCTCGGGTCACCCTGATATGCAAGATATGCACTGCCAAAATCAATATCACCACAAGCAGGACCTCGACAGCTCGGCTCCGCACTCACCCGACTCCCAGCTTAGTGCGCACCACCTCCATCAGCAGAATCGCCACGACAGACGACTCAACGTGGAGAGCGCCTTCTCGGACGACCAGCTGGTCTCCATGTCAGTGAGGGAGCTCAATCGGCACTTGAGGGGTCTGACCAAGGACGACATGATGCGTCTGAAGCAGAAGCGCCGAACCCTGAAAAACCGTGGTTACGCACAATCGTGCCGCTACAAACGCGTTCAGCAGAAACACGTTCTTGAGCACGAGAAGACCAGCCTGGTCACACAGGTGGAGCAGCTGAAGCACGAGCTCAACCGACTGGCACGCGAGAGGGACGCATATAAACTCAAATGCGAGAAATTGACTGGTTCGAATGGTTACCATGAAACTGGGTCTACCAGTGACAACCCTTCCTCGCCTGAGTATTTTATGTGA